A portion of the Vreelandella subglaciescola genome contains these proteins:
- a CDS encoding gamma carbonic anhydrase family protein: MTAAIRSFQGITPRLGARVYVDSASVVIGDVTLGDDCSVWPMTVIRGDMHRIRLGARVSVQDGSVLHITHASDFNPEGFPLTVGDDVTIGHKAILHGATLGHRILVGMGAIVMDGATVDDEVIIAAGAVVTPGKHLQSGYVYAGNPAKPLRPLKDSERAFFPYTAGNYVALKDTFLAETPV; encoded by the coding sequence ATGACCGCTGCCATCCGCTCGTTTCAGGGCATTACGCCGCGCCTTGGCGCGCGGGTTTACGTCGATTCGGCAAGTGTGGTGATCGGCGACGTTACCCTGGGCGACGACTGCTCGGTATGGCCGATGACGGTCATTCGCGGCGATATGCATCGCATTCGTCTGGGCGCGCGGGTCAGCGTGCAGGACGGCAGCGTGCTGCATATTACTCACGCCAGCGACTTCAACCCCGAGGGGTTTCCCTTGACCGTGGGCGACGACGTGACCATCGGCCACAAGGCGATTCTGCACGGCGCGACGCTGGGTCACCGCATTCTGGTGGGCATGGGAGCGATCGTAATGGACGGCGCCACGGTGGACGATGAGGTCATCATCGCCGCCGGTGCGGTGGTCACGCCGGGGAAGCATCTGCAAAGCGGTTACGTTTACGCCGGGAACCCCGCCAAACCGCTGCGCCCGCTGAAGGACAGCGAGCGGGCATTCTTTCCGTATACGGCGGGCAACTACGTCGCCCTGAAAGATACCTTTCTGGCTGAAACACCGGTCTAA
- a CDS encoding metal-dependent hydrolase, translating to MANFRTHITVAAAGGALLAYVGFKAQWWPPLQALVVCALTAFGGILPDIDADHSRSNRLIFTLLTVPALVMGAVLLQPWLSPAVLLLACVGIYIGVRYVGGALFSRLTVHRGGWHSLLAAALCTLTAAALSFHWLAQPAWLAWSHGMAVLLGFLIHLLLDEIYSVDLAGGRLKRSFGTALKPADLSRPAASLLMLIATVTLIPWLPPWDALGSLLSQGAGLWR from the coding sequence ATGGCTAACTTCCGCACGCATATTACCGTTGCCGCCGCCGGCGGGGCGCTTTTGGCCTATGTTGGCTTCAAGGCACAATGGTGGCCGCCGCTGCAGGCGCTGGTGGTCTGCGCGCTCACCGCGTTTGGCGGCATTCTCCCCGATATCGACGCGGATCATTCGCGCTCCAACCGGCTGATTTTCACCCTGCTGACCGTACCCGCGTTGGTCATGGGCGCAGTGCTGCTGCAGCCGTGGCTTAGCCCCGCGGTGCTGCTGTTGGCGTGTGTCGGCATCTATATTGGCGTGCGCTATGTGGGCGGCGCGCTGTTCTCGCGGCTGACCGTTCATCGTGGGGGCTGGCATTCGCTGCTGGCCGCCGCGCTGTGCACGCTGACGGCGGCGGCACTGAGCTTTCACTGGTTGGCACAACCGGCGTGGCTGGCCTGGAGTCATGGCATGGCCGTGCTGCTGGGGTTTTTGATTCACCTGCTGCTGGATGAAATCTACAGCGTGGATCTGGCGGGCGGCCGGCTCAAGCGCTCGTTTGGCACCGCGCTCAAGCCGGCCGATCTGAGCCGGCCGGCGGCCAGCCTGCTGATGCTGATTGCCACCGTGACGCTGATTCCCTGGCTGCCGCCGTGGGACGCGCTGGGGTCGCTGCTGTCTCAGGGCGCCGGCTTGTGGCGGTAG
- a CDS encoding sigma-54-dependent transcriptional regulator: MHEPSSLPVIVIDDERHLRITAAQTLELAGYTPHCFETAEQALEALPADFPGVVVSDIRMPHMDGMTLLRTLQQQDPTLPVILITGHGDISTAVEAMRAGAWDFLEKPFAGDRLLDVVRRGVEKRQLSLENHRLKAELEAQQAALGPRLVGRTAVISRLAAMIQRISQVEADVLLFGETGTGKDLVARAIHERSQRRHAPFVAINCGAVPESIIESELFGHEKGAFTGAVARRIGKFEHADGGTVFLDEIESMPLALQVKLLRVLQERAVERLGGNQPVTLNIRVIAATKTDLKAAAERGTFREDLYYRLDVVTLPLPALRERREDIPLLFQHFAVVAATRSGLEAPPLTSHDTATLLAHDWPGNVRELRNLAERYVLLGAAFDYRLGALLEGASDDATDAGLAHQVELFEKSLISQALARHQGHVIAVCQQLVMPRKTLYDKLKKHGLKADDYRHKPAP, translated from the coding sequence ATGCATGAGCCGTCGAGCCTACCGGTTATCGTGATCGACGATGAGCGCCACCTGCGCATTACCGCCGCGCAAACCCTCGAACTTGCCGGCTACACGCCGCACTGTTTCGAGACCGCCGAACAGGCGCTGGAAGCGCTGCCGGCCGACTTCCCCGGCGTGGTGGTCAGCGATATTCGCATGCCTCACATGGACGGCATGACGCTGTTACGCACGCTGCAGCAGCAAGATCCCACCCTGCCGGTGATCCTGATTACCGGCCACGGCGATATTTCCACGGCGGTGGAAGCCATGCGCGCCGGCGCCTGGGATTTTCTGGAAAAACCGTTTGCCGGCGACCGGCTGCTCGACGTGGTGCGCCGCGGGGTGGAAAAACGCCAGCTGAGTCTGGAAAACCACCGATTGAAAGCCGAGCTTGAAGCTCAGCAGGCCGCGCTGGGGCCGCGTTTGGTAGGGCGTACCGCGGTGATTTCACGGCTGGCTGCCATGATCCAGCGCATCAGCCAGGTCGAAGCCGACGTGCTGCTGTTTGGCGAAACCGGCACCGGCAAGGACCTGGTAGCCCGGGCCATTCATGAGCGCAGCCAGCGGCGCCACGCCCCGTTTGTGGCCATCAACTGCGGCGCGGTGCCCGAAAGCATTATTGAATCGGAGCTGTTTGGCCACGAGAAAGGCGCGTTTACCGGTGCGGTTGCGCGGCGCATTGGCAAGTTTGAACACGCCGACGGCGGCACGGTGTTTCTCGACGAAATTGAATCCATGCCGCTGGCGCTACAGGTCAAGCTGCTGCGCGTCCTTCAGGAACGCGCGGTGGAGCGTTTGGGCGGCAACCAGCCGGTGACGCTGAATATCCGCGTGATTGCCGCCACCAAAACCGACCTGAAAGCCGCCGCCGAGCGCGGTACGTTTCGCGAGGATCTTTACTACCGGCTGGACGTCGTCACCCTGCCGCTACCGGCGCTGCGCGAACGACGCGAAGATATTCCGCTGTTATTTCAACACTTCGCCGTTGTCGCCGCGACGCGCAGCGGCCTTGAAGCCCCGCCGCTTACCAGTCACGACACGGCAACGCTGCTGGCCCACGACTGGCCGGGCAACGTGCGCGAGCTGCGTAATCTGGCGGAGCGTTACGTGCTGCTCGGCGCCGCCTTCGACTACCGCCTGGGCGCCCTGCTGGAAGGCGCCAGCGATGACGCGACGGACGCCGGCCTGGCCCATCAGGTCGAGCTATTCGAGAAAAGCCTGATCAGCCAGGCGCTGGCCCGGCATCAGGGCCACGTCATTGCCGTCTGCCAACAGCTGGTCATGCCGCGCAAGACGCTTTACGACAAGCTTAAAAAGCACGGCCTGAAAGCCGACGACTACCGCCACAAGCCGGCGCCCTGA
- a CDS encoding sensor histidine kinase, which produces MRRRRLSRRLAIALLLLGLILCIWQAARLAHEQALANLRDDAHNELRLSAANLKGYLLRYDYLPQMLASRESVQRFLTAPDTQNPMPLNLQLDRFRFTAGVSDVYLLDRDGTTVAASNWHRSNTFIGQSYAFRPYYKDAIAGGEGRFYGLGTQSLARGYYFSAPVWLDHTGPDARPEGVVVVKILLGEVEQGWSAQNAEFLVTDRDNVIFMASRKRLRMNALQPLTHAQRRMLKDTRRYAQEPLDASGIRVEHSYRDNVRVVSFARGPLTQGRYLNLTRPLPEFGWNMHILKPLDPVIQAQWLAALLAGGLYGVVALGGGIGWQRLRLRREREAFAERERRTLARVRDELEDSVERRTRDLTASNRQLSAEMDERRRAETSLRQTQDELIQAAKLAVLGQLAAGINHELNQPLAAIRAYGENARRFIELSRLEQADANLEQIIELTHRMADISAQLRQFSRKSSERHERITVQSCVAYALRLFQSRLHDGQIRLVQQLPETPVWITGDLVRLEQVIVNLISNALQAVQNTAAPTLSITLETPREHACLRVADNGPGIAEANLSHVFEPFFTTKAPGAGLGLGLSISARIMEDLGGKLSVANRPEGGAEFTLALPLSPPPDVALETPPHA; this is translated from the coding sequence TCTGGCGCACGAGCAGGCGCTAGCCAACCTGCGCGACGACGCCCACAACGAACTGCGCCTGTCGGCGGCCAACCTCAAAGGCTACCTGCTGCGCTACGATTACCTGCCGCAGATGCTCGCCTCCCGCGAGAGCGTCCAGCGCTTTCTTACCGCGCCCGACACGCAAAACCCCATGCCGCTGAACCTGCAGCTCGACCGCTTTCGCTTTACCGCCGGCGTCTCCGACGTTTACCTGCTGGATCGCGACGGCACCACCGTGGCCGCTAGCAACTGGCATCGCAGCAACACCTTCATCGGCCAGAGTTACGCCTTTCGCCCGTACTATAAAGATGCCATCGCCGGCGGCGAGGGGCGTTTTTACGGGCTGGGTACACAGTCGTTGGCGCGCGGCTACTATTTTTCTGCGCCGGTATGGCTGGATCACACCGGCCCCGACGCCCGCCCGGAAGGCGTCGTCGTGGTCAAGATTTTGCTCGGCGAAGTAGAGCAAGGCTGGTCGGCGCAAAACGCCGAGTTTCTGGTCACGGATCGCGACAACGTTATTTTCATGGCCAGCCGCAAAAGGCTGCGCATGAATGCGCTGCAGCCGCTGACTCACGCCCAACGGCGGATGCTGAAAGACACCCGCCGCTACGCTCAGGAACCGCTGGATGCCTCGGGCATTCGCGTTGAACACAGCTACCGCGACAACGTCCGCGTAGTCAGCTTTGCCCGCGGCCCGCTCACCCAGGGGCGCTACCTGAACCTGACGCGCCCGCTACCCGAGTTCGGCTGGAACATGCATATTCTCAAGCCGCTGGACCCGGTGATTCAGGCGCAGTGGCTCGCCGCACTGCTGGCCGGCGGGCTTTACGGGGTGGTCGCACTGGGCGGCGGCATCGGCTGGCAGCGCCTGCGGCTGCGGCGCGAACGCGAAGCCTTTGCCGAGCGTGAACGCCGCACGCTTGCCCGGGTGCGCGACGAGCTGGAAGACAGCGTTGAACGCCGCACCCGGGACCTGACCGCCAGCAACCGGCAGCTGTCGGCTGAAATGGACGAGCGCCGCCGCGCCGAGACCAGCCTGCGGCAAACTCAGGACGAACTGATTCAGGCCGCCAAACTCGCCGTGCTCGGCCAGTTGGCGGCCGGCATCAACCACGAACTCAACCAGCCGCTGGCCGCCATTCGCGCCTACGGCGAAAATGCCCGACGCTTTATCGAGCTGTCGCGTCTGGAACAGGCCGATGCCAACCTCGAACAAATCATCGAGCTGACCCACCGCATGGCCGACATCAGCGCCCAGCTGCGGCAATTTTCGCGCAAGAGCAGCGAGCGCCACGAACGCATTACCGTCCAGTCCTGCGTGGCCTACGCCTTGCGTCTGTTTCAAAGCCGCCTGCACGACGGCCAGATACGCCTTGTCCAGCAGCTGCCGGAAACGCCGGTGTGGATCACCGGTGATCTGGTGCGCCTTGAACAGGTGATCGTAAATTTGATCAGCAACGCCCTGCAAGCCGTGCAAAATACCGCAGCGCCCACCCTCAGCATTACCCTGGAAACCCCGCGTGAACACGCTTGCCTGCGCGTGGCCGACAACGGCCCGGGCATCGCCGAGGCGAATTTATCCCACGTCTTCGAGCCGTTTTTCACCACCAAGGCGCCCGGCGCCGGCCTGGGGCTGGGACTTTCGATCTCGGCGCGTATTATGGAAGACTTGGGCGGCAAGCTGAGCGTGGCCAACCGCCCGGAAGGCGGCGCCGAATTCACTCTGGCGCTGCCCCTTTCACCGCCGCCTGACGTTGCCCTGGAGACACCCCCTCATGCATGA